From the Montipora capricornis isolate CH-2021 chromosome 2, ASM3666992v2, whole genome shotgun sequence genome, one window contains:
- the LOC138032089 gene encoding fez family zinc finger protein 2-like codes for MTSRLKLPQKLDLGYISGSAGLLVKKTSAKIQQEQTNTESYSLGGFPTRPDTMPKSFLIRLRGKGTSNSVTQRVRQEEKILNDDKAPLIRVPHNNFWLTNQNATKLLNSASLTKSAFPKIQASLEDMKIPLATQNVKSVENRKLQATGGLQPIVTPQSNADQTFTCDTCHKLFCTPHGLEVHVRRSHAGIRPYGCATCSKTFSHFVSLAQHRKTHSTLKIFECNTCGKFFKRSSTLSTHMLIHADIRPFSCEYCGKRFHQKSDMKKHLLVHTGEKPHKCRHCGKCFSQSSNLITHSRKHLGFKPFACHKCGRAFYRKVDLRRHSHVHKPGAHGNKKKFEDFSFGQARFISSPAH; via the exons ATGACCAGCAGGTTGAAACTGCCTCAAAAACTCGATTTAGGGTACATAAGCGGATCAGCTGGACTGCTTGTCAAAAAGACTTCCGCAAAGATCCAACAAGAGCAAACTAACACGGAAAGTTATTCACTCGGAGGATTTCCCACTCGGCCCGACACCATGCCGAAATCTTTCTTGATTCGATTACGTGGTAAAGGAACCAGCAATAGCGTGACCCAAAGAGTGAGACAAG AGGAAAAAATTCTTAACGACGACAAGGCTCCCCTCATACGCGTGCCACACAATAACTTCTGGTTGACAAACCAGAATGCTACAAAATTGTTAAACTCCGCGAGTTTGACAAAAAGTGCGTTTCCTAAAATTCAAGCTTCGTTGGAGGACATGAAAATTCCACTTGCCACCCAAAACGTGAAGAGCGTGGAAAACCGAAAACTCCAAGCTACAGGTGGTCTACAGCCAATTGTAACACCGCAGAGTAATGCAGATCAGACGTTCACTTGCGACACGTGCCACAAGCTATTTTGTACGCCGCATGGTTTGGAGGTGCACGTGCGACGATCACATGCAGGAATTCGTCCTTATGGGTGCGCCACATGCAGTAAGACCTTCAGTCATTTCGTAAGTCTCGCCCAGCACAGAAAAACACACTCCACTCTGAAGATATTTGAGTGCAATACGTGCGGCAAGTTCTTTAAACGATCCTCGACCTTGTCGACCCACATGTTGATACATGCCGATATAAGGCCTTTCTCCTGTGAGTATTGTGGAAAACGATTTCACCAAAAGTCGGACATGAAGAAACACTTGCTTGTCCACACAGGGGAAAAACCTCACAAATGCCGCCACTGTGGGAAGTGTTTCAGCCAGTCGTCCAATCTCATCACACACAGCCGAAAGCATCTCGGATTCAAGCCATTTGCTTGTCACAAATGTGGACGGGCGTTCTACCGCAAAGTGGATTTAAGGAGGCACAGTCATGTCCACAAACCTGGTGCTCATGGCAACAAGAAAAAGTTCGAAGACTTTTCCTTTGGTCAGGCTAGATTCATTTCTTCTCCAGCTCATTAG
- the LOC138032112 gene encoding zinc finger protein Gfi-1-like isoform X1 → MPRAFLVRAKSIAVSSEESPQGIGTRVVEGTQNHSSTVNEAAGFFSTHIPGKAIDSTGIFKGGNDSAHVSSSEDKFGDGIYLGEQFERKVKATENNNCQTDSNRDEETCETDKKPTFHFNGLTLDSGHRQMPNFSAFKDQHNREPPWKTSSIPLWNCFQQTPGGARSFMRWMQQWTQTRRLQANIPGIPLGSYRGAYQLCGVMMPQEGSTYHANAETEEKQSRSENIHQVNYTCSNMGKVHEVANERRPRGMTKQLYHCEICDKVFNNSISLKQHMIVHSSKKPFHCISCGKSFKRSSTLSTHMLIHSDTRPFECQFCGKRFHQKSDMKKHTYIHTGEKPHQCSFCGKSFSQSSNLITHCRKHKGFKPFSCDDCGVSFMRKVDLRRHMYTHEIED, encoded by the exons atgccAAGAGCTTTTCTTGTCCGCGCGAAGTCCATTGCAGTTTCCAGCGAGGAATCTCCCCAGGGAATTGGAACAAGAGTCGTAGAAG GAACACAAAACCACTCGTCTACGGTTAATGAGGCTGCCGGGTTTTTCTCAACACACATTCCCGGAAAGGCGATCGATTCAACAGGAATTTTCAAAGGTGGCAATGATTCTGCTCATGTTTCCAGTAGCGAGGACAAGTTTGGAG ATGGAATTTACCTCGGTGAGCAGTTCGAGAGAAAAGTCAAGGCGACTGAAAACAACAATTGCCAGACGGATAGCAACCGGGATGAAGAAACGTGTGAAACGGATAAAAAGCCAACTTTTCATTTCAATG GTTTGACTTTGGATTCAGGACATAGGCAAATGCCAAATTTTTCAGCGTTTAAAGATCAACATAACCGTGAACCGCCCTGGAAAACTTCTTCTATCCCCCTGTGGAATTGCTTTCAGCAGACCCCTGGGGGAGCCAGGTCCTTTATGCGCTGGATGCAACAGTGGACACAAACGAGGCGGCTCCAAGCAAATATCCCTGGGATTCCCCTTGGAAGCTATCGTGGGGCCTATCAACTCTGTGGTGTAATGATGCCCCAAGAAGGATCTACTTACCATGCAAACGCcgaaaccgaagaaaaacagtCTCGTAGCGAAAATATACACCAAGTAAACTACACCTGCAGTAACATGGGGAAAGTACACGAGGTAGCAAATGAACGCAGACCGAGGGGGATGACGAAACAGCTATATCACTGCGAAATATGCGACAAAGTCTTCAATAATTCCATCAGTTTGAAGCAGCACATGATCGTGCACTCAAGCAAAAAGCCATTCCACTGCATATCGTGCGGTAAGAGTTTCAAGCGGTCATCCACGCTCTCCACCCACATGTTGATTCACTCGGACACGCGCCCGTTCGAGTGCCAGTTCTGCGGCAAGAGATTTCATCAGAAATCCGACATGAAGAAACATACGTACATCCACACGGGCGAAAAACCACACCAGTGCAGCTTCTGCGGCAAGTCCTTTAGCCAGTCGTCCAATCTCATTACACATTGTCGGAAACACAAGGGTTTCAAGCCGTTCTCATGCGATGACTGTGGCGTATCGTTCATGCGCAAAGTGGACTTGAGAAGACATATGTATACGCACGAGATTGAGGATTGA
- the LOC138032112 gene encoding zinc finger protein Gfi-1b-like isoform X2 → MPKSFLIKQSVSSKFEITDKLRKTKAPLDGIYLGEQFERKVKATENNNCQTDSNRDEETCETDKKPTFHFNGLTLDSGHRQMPNFSAFKDQHNREPPWKTSSIPLWNCFQQTPGGARSFMRWMQQWTQTRRLQANIPGIPLGSYRGAYQLCGVMMPQEGSTYHANAETEEKQSRSENIHQVNYTCSNMGKVHEVANERRPRGMTKQLYHCEICDKVFNNSISLKQHMIVHSSKKPFHCISCGKSFKRSSTLSTHMLIHSDTRPFECQFCGKRFHQKSDMKKHTYIHTGEKPHQCSFCGKSFSQSSNLITHCRKHKGFKPFSCDDCGVSFMRKVDLRRHMYTHEIED, encoded by the exons ATGCCGAAATCTTTCCTTATCAAGCAGAGTGTTTCTTCAAAATTTGAGATTActgataaattaagaaaaacaaaagcacCGCTCG ATGGAATTTACCTCGGTGAGCAGTTCGAGAGAAAAGTCAAGGCGACTGAAAACAACAATTGCCAGACGGATAGCAACCGGGATGAAGAAACGTGTGAAACGGATAAAAAGCCAACTTTTCATTTCAATG GTTTGACTTTGGATTCAGGACATAGGCAAATGCCAAATTTTTCAGCGTTTAAAGATCAACATAACCGTGAACCGCCCTGGAAAACTTCTTCTATCCCCCTGTGGAATTGCTTTCAGCAGACCCCTGGGGGAGCCAGGTCCTTTATGCGCTGGATGCAACAGTGGACACAAACGAGGCGGCTCCAAGCAAATATCCCTGGGATTCCCCTTGGAAGCTATCGTGGGGCCTATCAACTCTGTGGTGTAATGATGCCCCAAGAAGGATCTACTTACCATGCAAACGCcgaaaccgaagaaaaacagtCTCGTAGCGAAAATATACACCAAGTAAACTACACCTGCAGTAACATGGGGAAAGTACACGAGGTAGCAAATGAACGCAGACCGAGGGGGATGACGAAACAGCTATATCACTGCGAAATATGCGACAAAGTCTTCAATAATTCCATCAGTTTGAAGCAGCACATGATCGTGCACTCAAGCAAAAAGCCATTCCACTGCATATCGTGCGGTAAGAGTTTCAAGCGGTCATCCACGCTCTCCACCCACATGTTGATTCACTCGGACACGCGCCCGTTCGAGTGCCAGTTCTGCGGCAAGAGATTTCATCAGAAATCCGACATGAAGAAACATACGTACATCCACACGGGCGAAAAACCACACCAGTGCAGCTTCTGCGGCAAGTCCTTTAGCCAGTCGTCCAATCTCATTACACATTGTCGGAAACACAAGGGTTTCAAGCCGTTCTCATGCGATGACTGTGGCGTATCGTTCATGCGCAAAGTGGACTTGAGAAGACATATGTATACGCACGAGATTGAGGATTGA